A stretch of Linepithema humile isolate Giens D197 chromosome 3, Lhum_UNIL_v1.0, whole genome shotgun sequence DNA encodes these proteins:
- the LOC136998489 gene encoding uncharacterized protein has translation MLKYTGIKFELLTDIDMVLFVERGIRGGLSQCSNRYAAANNKYMPSYDPSKPSSYLMYFDVNNLYGWAMCQPLPYAKFRWVDNVENFDVMSVASDSATGYVLEVDLEYPVNLHDAHSDLPFCPTRDKPPGKREPKLLATLYDKQRYIIHYRNLQQCVLHGLRIAKIHRVLQFVQSPWLRGYIELNTQFRTLASNEFEKNLYKLMNNAVFGKTMENVRNHTDVRLVTQWDGRYGAEAMIAKPNFHSRSVFSENLVAVELRKLEVKFNKPIYVGMCILDISKTCLYEFHYEYMAPLYRDNCKIMYTDTDSLIYFLQCEDAYRDMKRDISKFDTSDYSENNVYGIPRANKKVPGLMKDENNGAIMTEFVGLRAKMYALRVTGQKDVKKVKGVKKNVVARTIMFDDYTRCLNDEIELTRRQSCIRSKMHEVYTVSESKLALSPYDDKRHVVSESTDTLPWGHYKIQL, from the coding sequence ATGTTGAAGTACACGGGCATCAAGTTCGAGTTGCTCACAGACATCGATATGGTGCTGTTTGTCGAGCGCGGTATACGCGGCGGTCTCAGCCAATGCTCCAACCGATACGCCGCCGCCAACAACAAATACATGCCATCCTACGATCCATCGAAACCGTCATCGTACTTAATGTACTTTGATGTAAACAACTTGTACGGGTGGGCAATGTGTCAACCGCTACCCTACGCCAAATTTCGATGGGTTGACAATGTCGAAAACTTTGACGTAATGTCCGTTGCATCCGATTCGGCTACCGGTTACGTGCTGGAAGTCGATCTCGAGTATCCGGTGAATCTTCACGACGCGCACTCCGACCTGCCGTTCTGCCCGACGCGCGATaagccgcccggcaagcgggagCCCAAGTTACTCGCAACGCTGTACGATAAGCAGCGTTATATCATTCACTACCGTAATCTGCAGCAATGCGTGCTACATGGCCTgcgaattgcaaagattcacCGCGTACTGCAATTCGTGCAATCTCCATGGCTCCGCGGATACATAGAACTGAATACACAGTTTCGGACACTCGCGAGTAAtgaattcgagaaaaatttatacaaattgatgaacaacgcggttttcggcaaaaccatggagaatgtgcgaaatcaTACGGATGTACGGCTCGTTACACAGTGGGATGGTCGGTACGGAGCGGAGGCTATGATCGCGAAACCGAATTTCCACAGTCGAAGCGTGTTCTCGGAGAATCTAGTCGCCGTAGAGTTGCGAAAACTCGAAGTAAAATTCAACAAGCCGATCTACGTGGGTATGTGTATCCTCGACATATCCAAGACCTGCTTGTACGAGTTTCACTACGAGTACATGGCGCCTCTCTACcgcgacaattgcaaaattatgtataccgataccgacagtctgatatactttctacaatgcgaggacgcgtatcgggatatgaaacgcgatatttcaaaatttgacaCGAGCGACTACTCCGAGAACAACGTTTACGGTATACCGCGCGCCAACAAGAAAGTACCCGGTCTGATGAAAGACGAGAACAACGGCGCGATCATGACGGAATTTGTCGGACTGAGGGCGAAGATGTACGCGTTGAGAGTCACCGGACAAAAAGATGTCAAAAAAGTTAAAGgcgtaaagaaaaatgtagtCGCCAGAACTATAATGTTCGACGATTACACTCGGTGTCTCAACGACGAAATCGAGCTAACACGGCGTCAATCGTGCATCCGTTCAAAGATGCACGAGGTGTACACCGTGTCGGAGTCGAAGCTCGCGCTCAGTCCGTACGATGATAAGCGACACGTCGTATCCGAATCCACCGATACTCTACCATGGGGACATTACAAGatacaattgtaa
- the LOC136998975 gene encoding uncharacterized protein, with amino-acid sequence MSGYKKLVKKYKLSQLFKMERDLTVRAVNIKTLGEFLPWDYECDEYLDSLREKCRKRQRTGVVNSLVAQIVRLEGVRKIIQERFVPIGAGYGGYEKKGYTWKEIETAFRNRVLTGAVVNHEYIDPREFLKNIKNTVIERIQGVMMEHNSVKINTAFNGEFIAGDKTAVKTIATKNQEIYPTSDLNEWYTKHVVDVIQASLEEFQERDSGWALSRILNLTINVNKLNPLRAGCHIELPRKIMLKKAVVNVKSNDNACFAWAVVAALYPTKRNSERTIEYPHYSTVLNLCGIEFPMTLPQISKFEKLNTISVNVFTTQDSKIIPLRLANKMEKHVNLLYVHGNNDAHFVCIKDLSRLVSSQLSKENCKKYICDRCLHYFRTIEKLSAHSVDCGKMNDCAVVLPSEDDKWLTFRNYNRKERLPFVVYADLECTLEKKDGQDGTTYAYQHHNVFSVGYYVSCTYDNSLSGYKSYRGEDCVTWFVNELHDLARRVKAILTTIVPMADLTPEESEKFRSTATCHVCEKPFTPDDTRISQYKS; translated from the exons AGTACCTCGATTCTCTGAGGGAAAAATGTCGCAAGAGACAACGAACCGGAGTAGTGAACTCTCTGGTGGCGCAAATTGTGCGTCTGGAGGGTGTGAGGAAGATCATTCAAGAGCGTTTTGTGCCCATCGGTGCTGGATACGGCGGATACGAGAAGAAGGGCTACACGTGGAAGGAGATTGAGACGGCGTTTAGGAACCGTGTGCTGACGGGTGCGGTTGTCAATCACGAATACATCGATCCTcgtgaatttttgaaaaatataaaaaatacggtTATTGAGCGGATCCAGGGCGTCATGATGGAACACAACAGCGTCAAAATTAACACCGCGTTCAACGGGGAATTCATCGCGGGCGACAAGACTGCCGTGAAGACCATCGCCACGAAGAATCAAGAGATATATCCAACATCTGATCTAAACGAGTGGTACACGAAGCATGTGGTTGACGTCATACAGGCATCTCTGGAGGAGTTTCAGGAACGTGATAGCGGATGGGCGTTGTCACGTATCCTGAACCTAACAATCAACGTCAACAAGTTGAATCCTCTACGCGCGGGATGCCACATCGAGTTACCGCGGAAAATTATGCTGAAAAAGGCGGTGGTCAACGTGAAATCAAATGATAATGCGTGCTTCGCGTGGGCAGTCGTCGCCGCTCTATATCCGACGAAAAGAAATTCGGAAAGGACGATAGAATACCCACATTACTCGACGGTGCTCAACCTGTGCGGCATAGAATTCCCCATGACGCTTCcgcaaatatcaaaattcgaGAAACTGAACACCATCTCCGTCAACGTCTTTACCACCCAAGACTCCAAAATCATCCCTTTGCGCCTCGCCAACAAGATGGAGAAGCACGTCAATTTGTTGTACGTGCACGGAAACAACGATGCACATTTTGTGTGCATTAAGGATCTGTCTCGGCTAGTGAGCTCGCAACTGAgcaaagaaaattgtaaaaaatacatttgcgatcg gtgTTTACACTATTTTCGGACAATTGAGAAATTATCGGCGCACAGCGTCGACTGCGGCAAGATGAACGACTGCGCCGTTGTTCTCCCCAGCGAGGACGACAAGTGGCTGACGTTCCGCAATTACAACCGGAAGGAGCGGCTCCCGTTTGTTGTATACGCCGATCTCGAATGTACGCTCGAGAAGAAGGATGGACAAGACGGCACCACATACGCCTATCAGCATCACAATGTGTTTAGCGTAGGATATTATGTAAGTTGCACGTACGATAATTCTTTATCCGGGTATAAGTCGTATCGCGGTGAGGATTGCGTGACGTGGTTCGTCAACGAACTTCACGATTTGGCGCGCCGTGTGAAAGCGATCCTCACCACCATCGTCCCCATGGCGGATCTTACGCCGGAGGAATCGGAAAAATTCCGTAGCACCGCGACGTGTCACGTGTGCGAGAAACCGTTTACACCGGATGATACGCGG ATTTCTCAGTACAAGTCTTGA